The proteins below are encoded in one region of Methanosarcina barkeri 3:
- a CDS encoding ABC transporter ATP-binding protein → MKMKTSIKDVSAPGDLILETEVDNPTLEVELPSKEGLVNSNEESFKCKLGRSKCLKSDEHRTTTPVIEVIDVKKSYTLGDLEVPILHDINLEVREGEFLAIMGPSGSGKSTLMNLVGFLDRPTEGTIIIKGLDINKLSDKEVARLRGLEIGFVFQTFNLIPRLTALENVELPTYANTRSGVNTHERAKELLKLVGLEDRMYHKPGELSGGQSQRVAIARALINDPAILLADEPTGNLDSKTGCEILNIFRKLNGDGRTIVMITHDPEIAGYADRIVLVKDGIIQNAE, encoded by the coding sequence ATGAAAATGAAAACTTCGATTAAAGATGTTTCTGCTCCCGGAGATTTAATCTTGGAGACAGAAGTAGATAATCCTACACTAGAAGTAGAACTGCCCTCTAAAGAAGGTCTCGTTAATTCAAACGAAGAATCATTTAAATGTAAACTGGGCCGTTCGAAATGTCTGAAGAGTGACGAACATAGAACAACAACTCCCGTTATTGAAGTTATTGATGTCAAAAAGAGCTATACTCTTGGAGATCTGGAGGTTCCAATTCTTCATGATATAAACCTTGAAGTGAGAGAGGGAGAGTTCCTTGCCATAATGGGACCCTCCGGTTCAGGGAAGAGCACACTTATGAATCTTGTAGGTTTTCTTGATAGGCCTACGGAAGGAACAATCATAATCAAAGGTCTGGATATCAATAAACTGTCTGATAAGGAAGTTGCCAGGCTCAGAGGGTTAGAAATCGGTTTTGTTTTTCAGACATTCAACCTGATCCCCAGACTCACGGCTCTTGAAAATGTTGAGCTTCCAACCTATGCTAACACAAGGAGTGGAGTTAATACTCATGAAAGAGCAAAGGAGTTACTTAAACTTGTAGGTCTCGAGGATCGAATGTATCATAAACCAGGTGAGCTTTCAGGTGGTCAATCCCAGAGAGTTGCTATTGCCAGAGCTCTTATCAATGACCCTGCGATCCTCCTTGCAGATGAGCCCACTGGAAATCTTGACTCGAAGACAGGGTGTGAAATTCTAAATATATTTAGAAAACTTAATGGAGACGGAAGAACCATTGTAATGATTACTCACGATCCGGAAATTGCAGGATATGCAGACAGGATAGTGCTCGTAAAGGATGGAATTATTCAGAATGCGGAATAA
- a CDS encoding COG1361 S-layer family protein — protein sequence MTIIKNSFVPLVLSLLLISLLFSVPASAAVGRANLKVTIVETNPYPAKIGEYLNLTVQVENIGGDKADNVDIEVVPQYPFSLDSEANAIKNVGSLNPGRTATKEFYLFVDKNAQKGVRSIDIRTKTGKDSPWSEKSFDIRIGTETFDSKGTVELKEVTSDPDVFMPGDRGTITVTLTNTASSPTVTIGGSDFDTNARIQAAVLRPLSDGIVVLDAPYGDMGLLGPGDSIKLTFNVKVAEDAPEGTHNLELAIEGNSFDYNSRKNIPLKVDSSNIRVIPSKELKLTNGESTIEFDVANTHPNELSSVSIKPEAKGVTFYPVEYFIGPMNPDELFTIEFNTVTDSLSDDGRNFSEPINLTLSANYSNGINKHENIVSNMYIQSIEETQGESSSMIIPGLLLVVIAIAGMLVYRKKKQSRK from the coding sequence ATGACAATTATCAAAAATTCATTTGTTCCTCTAGTATTATCTTTGCTTTTGATTTCTTTGCTTTTTTCAGTTCCTGCCTCTGCAGCTGTTGGAAGGGCAAATCTGAAAGTCACAATAGTTGAAACAAATCCCTATCCTGCGAAAATAGGAGAATATCTGAATCTGACTGTCCAGGTAGAAAACATTGGGGGAGATAAAGCCGACAACGTTGACATCGAAGTTGTGCCTCAATATCCTTTCTCTCTTGATTCCGAGGCAAATGCCATAAAAAATGTAGGATCCCTCAATCCTGGCAGAACTGCTACAAAGGAATTTTACCTTTTTGTAGACAAAAATGCGCAGAAAGGAGTACGTTCCATTGACATCAGAACAAAAACAGGCAAAGATAGTCCCTGGAGTGAGAAAAGCTTTGACATAAGAATAGGCACTGAAACATTTGACAGCAAGGGCACAGTTGAACTTAAGGAAGTTACTTCGGACCCCGATGTTTTCATGCCCGGAGACAGGGGTACTATCACTGTGACTCTTACGAACACTGCAAGTAGTCCTACTGTCACTATTGGTGGGAGTGACTTTGATACCAATGCCAGAATTCAGGCCGCAGTTTTAAGACCTTTATCTGATGGGATAGTCGTTCTTGATGCTCCTTACGGAGATATGGGCCTTTTGGGACCCGGAGATAGCATCAAGTTGACTTTCAATGTTAAAGTTGCAGAAGATGCTCCAGAAGGAACTCATAACCTTGAACTTGCAATAGAGGGGAACTCCTTCGATTACAATAGCAGAAAGAATATTCCTCTAAAGGTCGATTCTTCAAACATAAGAGTAATTCCTTCAAAAGAACTTAAACTGACAAATGGTGAATCTACAATTGAATTCGATGTAGCCAATACACATCCGAACGAGCTTAGCTCTGTAAGTATAAAACCTGAAGCTAAAGGCGTCACATTTTATCCTGTTGAGTATTTCATAGGACCAATGAACCCGGACGAACTTTTTACGATTGAATTTAATACAGTAACAGATAGTTTATCAGATGACGGAAGAAATTTCTCCGAGCCTATAAATCTAACACTTTCGGCAAATTACAGCAACGGAATAAACAAGCACGAGAACATAGTAAGCAACATGTATATTCAGTCCATTGAGGAAACTCAGGGAGAAAGTTCAAGCATGATTATCCCAGGTTTACTACTTGTTGTCATCGCTATTGCTGGTATGTTAGTTTACAGAAAGAAGAAACAGAGCAGAAAATGA
- a CDS encoding ATP-binding protein: MRKNIVEDSVSSLKAPQSHQISAVYEDTEGLIELFVTYFKEGLEGGEYCLWFSPDKLATERAKNEFIKAGVDVEHYLTSSQLEFLPVNPLPEDLTLLASVVKELAEEGFRRTLSGGFSGFRTNFEIKNTGNSLQLCLETCGKVIETMALEKNKNITLLYTIPLEELSGRVLLELMEESNVFAKRKGKLESLRSPEEKVELTTNFLKAEEDMETSNWTKNGLIVNMNHELRTPLNSVIGFSDLLLEGAFGSLNTRQSKYVSNILISGKNLLEIINDLLDISRLEAGEKSLNYEDVDVASLLGEVKMSLLSFASSKKVSVEIKVDVSENIRADRTKLRQILYSLINNAIKLTPENKKVTVSALKKEGMLEIKVSDSGIGLSKEDHERMLMPFIQADLSTTRGYGGTGLGLYIAKNFVNLHGGKIWVESKGEKGSTFIFTLPTNSKEII, translated from the coding sequence TTGAGGAAAAATATTGTTGAAGACTCCGTTTCTTCTTTAAAAGCTCCGCAGAGTCACCAGATCTCTGCCGTATATGAGGACACTGAAGGATTGATAGAATTATTTGTTACCTATTTTAAGGAAGGACTTGAAGGGGGAGAATATTGCTTATGGTTTTCTCCGGATAAACTGGCCACTGAAAGGGCAAAAAATGAATTTATAAAGGCAGGAGTGGATGTCGAGCATTACCTCACTTCATCTCAGTTAGAATTCCTTCCTGTTAATCCGCTTCCGGAAGATCTTACTCTTCTTGCGTCAGTAGTAAAAGAACTAGCAGAAGAAGGATTTAGAAGAACCCTTTCTGGAGGATTTTCAGGGTTTAGAACAAATTTTGAGATTAAAAATACTGGTAATTCTCTTCAGCTTTGTCTTGAGACGTGTGGAAAGGTCATTGAAACAATGGCTTTGGAAAAAAATAAAAACATAACACTTCTCTATACCATTCCTCTTGAAGAACTTTCAGGTAGAGTCCTGCTCGAGTTAATGGAGGAAAGCAACGTTTTTGCCAAAAGAAAAGGAAAATTGGAGAGTTTGAGAAGTCCGGAAGAAAAAGTAGAATTGACTACTAATTTTCTCAAAGCGGAAGAAGATATGGAAACCTCAAACTGGACTAAAAATGGGTTGATAGTTAACATGAACCATGAGCTTAGGACTCCCCTTAACTCGGTAATAGGTTTCTCCGATCTGCTGCTGGAAGGAGCTTTCGGTTCTCTGAACACTAGACAGTCAAAGTACGTAAGTAATATTCTTATAAGTGGGAAAAACCTTCTGGAAATTATTAATGATCTACTTGATATATCAAGGCTCGAAGCCGGGGAAAAAAGCCTTAATTATGAAGACGTAGATGTTGCCAGCCTTCTAGGAGAGGTAAAAATGAGTCTTCTCTCATTTGCCTCAAGTAAGAAGGTTAGTGTAGAAATAAAGGTCGACGTTTCTGAGAATATCCGGGCTGACAGGACAAAGCTGAGACAGATCCTGTACAGTCTAATAAATAATGCTATAAAACTCACTCCTGAAAATAAGAAGGTTACTGTAAGTGCCCTCAAAAAAGAAGGGATGCTTGAGATTAAAGTTTCGGATAGTGGGATAGGTTTGTCAAAAGAAGATCATGAAAGGATGCTTATGCCTTTTATTCAGGCGGATCTTTCCACAACCAGAGGATACGGTGGAACTGGACTTGGACTTTATATTGCTAAAAACTTCGTAAATCTTCACGGAGGAAAAATCTGGGTGGAATCAAAGGGAGAAAAAGGCAGTACGTTTATCTTTACTCTTCCGACAAATAGTAAAGAAATAATTTGA
- a CDS encoding flavin reductase family protein, translating to METGDKKAIGARNFLYPMPTTLVGARVNGKPNYLTVAFCGVIQASPPMIAVTLGKMHYTNEGIRENQCFSVNIPSRDMVEVTDYCGIVSGKRIDKSEIFETFYGKLERAPMIRECPVNLECRLVDILDLGGQSEVFIGEIVESYAEERYLCNELPDIEKIKPIVFSMYDNNYWVIGEHLGKAWSIGKNFAEDGNEKKAENTKQKENKSHCRCHWKQINKNA from the coding sequence ATGGAGACAGGAGATAAAAAGGCTATTGGAGCCAGAAATTTTCTTTACCCTATGCCCACTACCCTAGTCGGGGCTCGTGTAAACGGAAAGCCGAATTACCTTACAGTAGCTTTTTGCGGAGTCATACAGGCAAGTCCTCCAATGATCGCGGTGACTCTTGGGAAAATGCATTATACAAATGAAGGAATAAGGGAAAACCAGTGCTTCAGTGTAAACATTCCTTCCAGGGATATGGTAGAGGTTACGGATTACTGCGGTATAGTCTCCGGAAAAAGGATAGATAAATCAGAAATTTTCGAAACTTTTTATGGAAAACTTGAAAGAGCCCCAATGATTCGGGAATGTCCTGTGAATCTTGAATGCAGGCTTGTAGACATTCTGGATCTAGGAGGTCAAAGTGAGGTTTTCATAGGGGAGATTGTTGAAAGTTATGCAGAGGAAAGGTATCTCTGCAATGAACTTCCTGATATTGAAAAGATCAAGCCTATAGTTTTTTCCATGTATGATAATAATTACTGGGTAATAGGTGAGCATCTTGGCAAGGCCTGGTCCATCGGAAAAAATTTTGCTGAGGACGGTAACGAAAAAAAAGCTGAAAACACTAAGCAAAAGGAAAATAAATCTCATTGTAGATGTCACTGGAAGCAAATAAATAAAAATGCATAA
- a CDS encoding flavodoxin family protein encodes MKITVFSGSHKGREGNTLIMVDEFLKGAEEAGAETENIFLIEKKIGYCKGKFECWLKTPGSCTIRDDMDDLLPKFVASDIAVFACPVYFDNIPAVMKNFIDRLAPVLLPHFEEDKMGEYRHAKRYEKLPKIAVISNAGLPGQTNFEVESLFFKRLARTFHTELVAEIYRGEGEIFRGKNNIMLKPLLGKYKKTLRCAGRELVDNQTLSEKTTRELEKSIVPASLYIKFGNEEWDRLYEENKVD; translated from the coding sequence ATGAAAATAACAGTATTCAGCGGAAGCCATAAGGGCAGAGAAGGAAACACTCTAATTATGGTAGATGAGTTCCTGAAAGGAGCAGAAGAAGCCGGAGCAGAAACAGAAAATATTTTCTTGATCGAGAAAAAAATTGGATATTGCAAAGGTAAATTCGAGTGCTGGCTTAAAACTCCTGGAAGCTGCACAATCAGGGACGACATGGATGACCTGCTTCCCAAATTTGTTGCTTCAGATATTGCGGTATTTGCATGCCCCGTATATTTCGACAATATCCCGGCTGTTATGAAAAATTTTATAGATAGACTTGCTCCTGTACTTTTACCTCATTTTGAAGAGGACAAAATGGGAGAGTACAGGCACGCAAAACGCTATGAAAAGCTTCCAAAAATCGCCGTGATATCAAATGCCGGGCTGCCTGGTCAGACAAACTTTGAGGTTGAAAGTCTTTTTTTCAAACGGCTTGCAAGAACTTTTCACACTGAACTCGTTGCTGAGATTTACAGAGGAGAAGGAGAAATCTTCAGAGGTAAAAACAATATCATGCTAAAACCGCTCTTGGGAAAGTATAAAAAAACCCTCAGATGCGCAGGAAGAGAACTTGTAGACAATCAGACACTCTCAGAAAAAACCACTAGAGAACTCGAAAAATCAATTGTGCCTGCAAGTCTGTACATAAAATTTGGGAATGAAGAATGGGACCGTCTGTACGAGGAGAACAAGGTTGACTGA
- a CDS encoding ABC transporter ATP-binding protein — protein MLRVSNLVKDYEVRSENIRVLDHIDFTVEDGEILGITGRSGSGKSTLLRIIRGIEPFQEGTVEVDGEIITPASGIEGGKFLKSVSAIHLQRNFGLWNGPTIENIMRKLNYLRVGHEALPQNEHLPHSVDNDYDELFIEAMEYLKLVGLEDKALHSTNLLSGGEKQRVVMARQLAAKPRVLLLDEPVTMTGPDTKQEVLDVIKSLKKKLNIPIIVVSHLPEIHAYLADRLIFLENGKIAADGEPSLVLKNFLRDMKPREELGEPEKNEVCIKIKDISKRYSIIRMGEVLNIKDFSLDIHRGEILAFIGPSGAGKTTLMKLIEGLVKPKSGTVEYLCNGDWVDVTEYSKKRMELRRIMSVMNQEFSMSVNSTVREQIRFRLSIKKQGAIEYARNKARQMGMSDETLDTIYRLPDMPEEDKETALRELSLKDTIYSELFPMIPVTDVDAYARPVFEALDLPMEILDKTPYQISGGEHVRAFIALSLATSPEYLMLDEPFGDLDPVTLRDVTNSLKRINERFGTTIVLVSHHMDFVREVAHRAILIDKGVLAMDGKPVEVCQELIDRSNAPYMEHNLEDLVEGDLGTN, from the coding sequence ATGCTCAGAGTTTCCAACCTGGTTAAAGATTATGAAGTACGTTCCGAAAATATAAGAGTGCTGGACCATATCGACTTTACGGTGGAGGATGGAGAAATTCTCGGGATAACAGGTCGAAGTGGAAGCGGGAAATCGACGTTGTTGCGTATCATTAGGGGAATTGAGCCCTTTCAGGAGGGAACTGTGGAAGTAGATGGAGAAATTATAACGCCTGCTTCAGGGATTGAAGGAGGAAAATTTCTGAAGAGCGTTAGCGCAATACACCTACAACGAAACTTCGGGCTCTGGAACGGACCAACGATTGAAAACATTATGAGAAAGCTGAACTACCTTCGAGTAGGGCATGAAGCTCTTCCGCAGAATGAACATCTTCCGCATAGTGTAGATAACGATTACGATGAGCTATTTATTGAAGCAATGGAGTATCTAAAACTCGTGGGCCTGGAGGATAAGGCGCTTCATTCTACTAATCTTCTGAGCGGGGGAGAAAAACAGAGAGTCGTAATGGCAAGGCAGCTTGCCGCAAAGCCAAGGGTTCTTCTCCTCGATGAACCTGTTACAATGACTGGGCCGGATACAAAACAGGAAGTTCTTGATGTAATAAAGAGCCTGAAAAAGAAGTTGAATATCCCAATTATAGTAGTTTCTCACCTTCCGGAGATTCACGCTTATCTTGCAGATAGGCTGATCTTTCTTGAGAATGGGAAAATTGCAGCTGATGGAGAACCTTCCCTGGTACTTAAAAATTTCCTAAGGGATATGAAGCCAAGGGAAGAGCTTGGGGAACCTGAAAAAAATGAAGTCTGCATAAAAATTAAAGATATCTCAAAACGCTATTCTATCATCAGGATGGGAGAAGTTCTGAATATCAAAGATTTTTCCCTCGATATTCATAGAGGAGAAATTCTAGCTTTTATCGGACCCTCTGGAGCTGGAAAAACAACCCTTATGAAACTCATAGAAGGACTTGTGAAACCAAAGAGCGGAACCGTTGAGTATCTCTGCAACGGAGACTGGGTAGATGTCACCGAATATAGCAAAAAACGCATGGAACTCAGGAGAATTATGAGTGTTATGAATCAGGAATTCTCTATGTCTGTGAACTCCACGGTAAGGGAACAGATTCGGTTTAGGCTAAGCATTAAAAAGCAAGGTGCAATTGAATACGCAAGGAATAAAGCTAGACAAATGGGGATGTCGGATGAGACCCTTGACACTATATACCGCCTTCCTGACATGCCAGAAGAAGATAAAGAAACCGCACTGCGGGAATTAAGCCTTAAAGACACAATATATTCCGAACTCTTTCCGATGATTCCAGTAACTGATGTCGATGCCTATGCAAGGCCAGTATTTGAAGCCCTTGACCTGCCAATGGAAATTCTTGACAAAACTCCTTACCAGATCAGCGGAGGTGAACATGTCAGGGCTTTCATTGCTTTGAGCCTTGCAACCTCTCCCGAGTACCTTATGCTTGATGAGCCTTTCGGAGATCTTGACCCTGTAACTCTCAGGGATGTCACAAACTCTTTAAAAAGAATCAACGAACGCTTTGGCACGACTATTGTGCTTGTGAGTCACCACATGGATTTTGTTCGAGAGGTTGCTCACAGGGCTATATTGATTGATAAAGGGGTTCTTGCAATGGATGGAAAGCCAGTAGAAGTCTGTCAGGAACTGATCGACAGGAGCAATGCTCCTTACATGGAACACAACCTGGAAGACCTTGTGGAAGGAGACTTAGGGACTAATTAA
- a CDS encoding geranylgeranylglyceryl/heptaprenylglyceryl phosphate synthase — protein sequence MQVEAHLQKIIDQEGKVHLTLIDPASQTPERAAEIALAAVEGGTDAIMIGGSTGASGTLLDETVIKIKEKVNVPTILFPGSSAGLSRYADAVFFMSLLNSRDIGYVITNQVLGAPLVYRSQIEPISMAYLIVEPGGTVGWVGDAKLIPRTKPEIAAVYALAGKYLGMHYTYLEAGSGADKPINPEMIGAVKQVLGENKLIVGGGIRDAEAAKLCASAGADMIVTGTVLEEVKNVTAKVAEIVSAIKR from the coding sequence TTGCAGGTGGAAGCACACCTTCAGAAAATCATTGATCAGGAAGGAAAAGTTCATCTTACCCTTATCGATCCCGCTTCCCAAACGCCTGAACGAGCCGCTGAAATTGCCCTTGCAGCAGTTGAGGGAGGCACTGATGCCATCATGATAGGGGGCTCAACCGGAGCGTCGGGAACCCTGCTTGATGAGACCGTCATAAAAATAAAAGAAAAGGTAAACGTCCCAACCATTCTTTTTCCTGGAAGTTCAGCCGGGCTTAGCAGATATGCAGATGCCGTATTTTTCATGAGCCTTCTGAACTCAAGGGATATAGGATATGTGATCACAAACCAGGTGCTGGGGGCCCCGCTTGTATATAGAAGCCAGATAGAACCTATCTCCATGGCATACCTTATAGTCGAACCTGGAGGGACTGTAGGCTGGGTAGGGGACGCTAAACTGATTCCCAGAACTAAACCTGAAATTGCTGCAGTGTATGCCCTTGCAGGCAAATACCTGGGTATGCACTATACTTACCTTGAAGCCGGGTCAGGAGCTGACAAACCTATCAACCCTGAGATGATAGGAGCTGTCAAGCAAGTTCTAGGAGAAAACAAACTCATTGTTGGCGGCGGTATTAGAGATGCTGAGGCTGCAAAGCTCTGTGCATCGGCAGGTGCGGATATGATAGTTACCGGCACCGTTCTTGAAGAAGTAAAGAACGTTACTGCAAAAGTAGCTGAGATTGTATCAGCTATAAAAAGATGA
- a CDS encoding 50S ribosomal protein L40e, translating into MARFPEAEERLLNKKICMRCNARNAIRATRCRKCGYSALRVKSKESKGA; encoded by the coding sequence ATGGCTCGTTTTCCAGAAGCAGAAGAAAGATTGTTAAACAAGAAAATTTGCATGCGATGTAATGCCAGAAACGCAATAAGAGCAACCCGCTGCAGAAAATGCGGTTACAGTGCTCTTCGGGTAAAATCCAAGGAATCCAAGGGAGCATGA
- the purB gene encoding adenylosuccinate lyase — MLIHPIDYRYGTAEMKYVWSQENRLVKLLQVEAALARAEADMGLIPADSAEIISESISSVKSERVDEIESEIHHDMMAVVTAISEQCRDNAGKWVHFGATSNDILDTATALQIKDAIDLLEDKLKILLGVLVDKAEAHKHTVCCGRTHGQIGVPTTYGLRFAIWASEISRHLDRLHQLTPRATVGQMTGAVGTQAAFGKAGILIQKLTMQYLGIGAVDVSSQIIQRDRHAEFVMWMANTVTTLDKIGIEIRTLQRSEIAEIEESFGKKQVGSSTMPHKRNPIKSEQICGLARIVRAMVEPELLNNTLWDERDLTNSSSERIVFPEACVLTDHILKLGINVIENLRFYPENIRRNLELLRGLNMGEAVMIELAKRGVGRQEAHELVRTAAMKAHDTGQHFKIVLLETPDIARYLTATDIENLVNPDKYIGTAVEQVELLVLKLREAYSL, encoded by the coding sequence GTGTTGATTCATCCTATAGACTACCGGTATGGTACAGCAGAAATGAAATATGTATGGAGCCAGGAAAACAGACTTGTCAAGCTCCTTCAGGTCGAGGCAGCCCTTGCACGTGCAGAAGCGGATATGGGTTTAATCCCCGCAGATTCGGCTGAGATTATATCTGAAAGTATCTCTTCCGTAAAATCTGAGAGAGTTGACGAAATTGAATCTGAGATCCATCATGATATGATGGCTGTAGTTACTGCAATTTCTGAACAGTGCAGAGATAACGCTGGAAAATGGGTACATTTCGGAGCAACTTCAAACGATATTCTAGATACGGCAACAGCTCTCCAGATTAAGGATGCAATCGACCTTCTGGAAGATAAACTTAAAATTCTTCTTGGGGTTCTTGTTGACAAGGCCGAAGCACACAAGCATACGGTCTGCTGCGGGAGAACTCACGGGCAGATAGGAGTTCCGACAACATATGGACTGCGTTTTGCCATATGGGCCTCGGAAATTTCAAGGCACCTGGACCGTCTCCATCAACTCACTCCAAGAGCGACCGTAGGGCAGATGACAGGCGCAGTTGGTACCCAGGCTGCTTTTGGAAAAGCCGGGATTCTTATCCAGAAACTTACAATGCAGTACCTTGGAATCGGCGCTGTAGATGTTTCCAGCCAGATCATTCAGAGGGATAGGCACGCCGAATTCGTAATGTGGATGGCAAACACGGTTACGACTCTGGATAAGATCGGCATAGAAATCAGGACTCTCCAACGCAGTGAAATTGCCGAGATTGAGGAAAGTTTTGGAAAAAAGCAGGTAGGCTCATCTACTATGCCCCATAAACGCAATCCAATAAAATCCGAGCAGATATGCGGGCTTGCAAGGATTGTAAGGGCCATGGTAGAACCCGAACTCCTTAACAATACCCTGTGGGATGAAAGGGATTTGACTAACTCCTCTTCAGAGAGAATAGTTTTCCCTGAAGCCTGCGTGCTTACGGATCATATTCTTAAGCTTGGGATAAACGTAATTGAAAACCTCAGATTTTATCCTGAGAACATTCGGAGGAATCTGGAACTGCTAAGAGGCCTCAATATGGGAGAGGCTGTAATGATTGAGCTTGCAAAAAGAGGAGTAGGCAGGCAGGAAGCTCATGAACTCGTAAGGACTGCAGCAATGAAAGCCCACGACACTGGACAGCACTTCAAAATTGTACTTCTGGAAACTCCTGATATTGCAAGATATTTAACTGCTACAGATATCGAGAATCTCGTAAATCCAGATAAGTATATAGGAACTGCAGTGGAACAGGTTGAATTACTTGTCTTAAAACTTCGTGAGGCTTATTCCCTCTAA
- a CDS encoding methylamine methyltransferase corrinoid protein reductive activase, which produces MRCGVAIDLGTSGYRAQKIDLDTEEIRRTVITLRNPLPGANVMDHMDFAIHYGQDLAHGLSINAVKNLFQALDVKSEELERLSICGNPIQLSIFQGISIEDLAYAGERKKKKYNIQEQDRSARIIHSSEIPGFDEYDCEIVVPPAIKHEVGADALALIIKSGMLDSDEISIATDYGTNAEMALKVKDIIYTGSAAAGPALEGQQIRHGNLASPYTISDFEFENGGLRNYVLSEEMKSVPGDIIDPSTGKILQEGQIKAKGITGTGVIALIEKGIERGLIELPKIKTPDGLIHMQNWMDFSEKDLTEAGKAIGAIRAGHITLCSTAGIEIADIDTAYMAGAAGTYMDAAKAQKIGLIPYATGKIFQLGNTSLAVAREILLSEKRLWELQDIASQIIGTHIMFAIAPEFRDVYVLELAYWEEGMPFKMFRKYLKKKGLPELGEPIQNPIIEKRVERDIPVLGEEGLHVLERVGTYMTMIVDCPECKKCIKVCPTGAISIDEENRVMISTDLCEGAHCQRCIRACPPEKFNWENLEVFKQKLQE; this is translated from the coding sequence ATGAGATGTGGAGTTGCAATTGACCTTGGAACAAGTGGGTATAGAGCTCAAAAAATCGATCTTGATACAGAAGAAATCCGAAGAACAGTGATAACTTTGAGGAATCCTCTCCCCGGAGCGAATGTGATGGATCATATGGATTTTGCGATTCACTATGGCCAGGACCTCGCGCACGGACTTTCTATAAACGCAGTAAAAAACTTATTCCAAGCTCTCGATGTAAAAAGCGAGGAGCTTGAAAGGCTTTCAATCTGTGGGAACCCGATTCAACTATCCATCTTCCAGGGAATAAGCATTGAAGACCTCGCTTATGCAGGAGAACGGAAGAAAAAGAAGTATAATATACAGGAGCAGGATAGAAGCGCAAGAATCATACATAGCAGTGAAATTCCCGGATTTGATGAATATGATTGTGAGATTGTAGTTCCTCCTGCAATAAAGCATGAAGTTGGAGCCGACGCCCTTGCCCTGATAATTAAATCCGGAATGCTCGATAGTGATGAAATTTCAATTGCTACGGACTACGGAACAAATGCAGAGATGGCCCTCAAAGTGAAGGATATTATTTATACGGGATCTGCAGCTGCTGGTCCTGCCCTTGAAGGACAGCAGATAAGACATGGAAACCTTGCTTCTCCTTACACCATATCAGATTTTGAATTCGAGAATGGAGGATTAAGGAACTATGTCCTGAGTGAAGAAATGAAATCAGTTCCCGGAGATATAATAGATCCGTCAACAGGGAAAATCCTTCAGGAAGGTCAGATCAAAGCCAAAGGAATTACAGGTACCGGGGTTATAGCTCTGATAGAAAAAGGAATTGAACGCGGCCTTATAGAGCTCCCAAAGATTAAAACTCCTGATGGGCTTATTCATATGCAAAACTGGATGGATTTCTCTGAGAAAGACCTGACTGAAGCCGGAAAAGCAATAGGTGCGATTCGTGCAGGACATATTACTCTCTGTTCGACTGCAGGTATTGAAATAGCAGACATTGATACGGCTTACATGGCAGGTGCTGCTGGTACCTATATGGATGCGGCAAAGGCCCAGAAAATCGGTTTGATTCCATACGCAACAGGAAAGATTTTCCAGCTTGGAAATACTTCACTTGCAGTCGCCCGTGAAATATTGCTTTCAGAAAAGAGATTATGGGAGCTTCAGGATATTGCAAGTCAGATAATAGGTACACATATAATGTTTGCAATTGCCCCTGAATTCCGAGACGTGTATGTTCTTGAGCTTGCATACTGGGAGGAAGGTATGCCTTTTAAAATGTTCAGGAAATATCTCAAAAAGAAAGGACTTCCAGAGCTAGGAGAACCTATACAGAACCCTATTATAGAAAAACGCGTGGAGAGAGATATTCCAGTTCTTGGAGAAGAAGGACTTCATGTACTTGAAAGAGTCGGGACCTATATGACTATGATTGTCGATTGCCCCGAGTGCAAAAAGTGTATTAAAGTCTGTCCAACGGGCGCTATATCAATTGACGAGGAAAACAGGGTTATGATAAGCACTGACCTGTGTGAAGGCGCCCACTGCCAGAGATGTATCAGGGCCTGTCCTCCGGAAAAGTTTAACTGGGAAAATCTTGAGGTTTTCAAACAGAAGTTGCAGGAATAA